The following nucleotide sequence is from Lysobacterales bacterium.
TCACGCCCTTCTGATGCGCGTGCTGCACGCCTTCGCAGATCTGAAGGAACAATTCCAGACGATGCGCGATGTCCATGCCGCGGCGATCGCAGAACTCGTTCACCGGCACGCCCGGCACGTATTCCATCGCGAAATACAGGCGCCCTTCCGGCGTCGCGCCGACGTCGAGCACCTGGGCGATGTTCGGGTGACTCATGCGCGCCAGCAGTTCGCGCTCGGACTGGAAGCGCGCGAGCACGTCCTCGCTGTCCATGCCGGCCTTGATGACTTTCAGCGCGACCTGACGCCGCACCGGCTCGAACTGTTCGGCCAGATAAACGGCACCCATGCCACCGGCCCCGAGTTCGGCCTGGATCTTGTACGGCCCGATCCACTTGCCGATCAGGCTGAGGTGCGACTCGGTTGCTTCGTCGCGGAGGTCGACCTTCATTGACGATGCGGATTTCACGTCGGCGCCGTGCGCGACCACAAGCGTCCCGTCCGGCACCGGCGGCCCGGCGCCCGAAGATGGCTTGTGCTGGATTTGGGTCGGCAGATCGGAATCTGTCGGTCGTTCGCCGCTCATGCACTGCCCTGTATGTCCTCGCGATCATCGCGGGTCGCGGCACGGGCGGCAACCGCGCGTCGATGCACGTGTGCCGTCACGCCCGCATCGCTTAGCATGCGCGTTCTCACGCCCGGATGCCGACATGCCCAAGATCGCCCTCGTCACTGCCCAGGAAGCCCGCTCCCTCGACGAGGATTTGCCACCACTGATCGACGCGTTCGGCAGCGATGCGGTCGCCGTGTGCTGGGATGATTCCGGCGTCGACTGGTCGACGTTCGATCTCGTGTTGCTGCGTTCGGCCTGGGATTACGTGCCGCGTCTGGCCGAGTTCCTGGCCTGGTGCGAGCGCGTGTCGGCGCAGACGCTGCTGCTGAATCCGCCGTGCCTGGTGCGCTGGAACACCGACAAGCACTATTTGGCCGACCTTGCGGCACAGGGGCTGGCGACCGTCCCGAGTCATTTCCTAGAGCCCGGAACGCACGGCGCCACGGATCTGCAAGGCATCGTTGCGTCGCTCGCGACCGATGAGTTCGTGGTCAAGCCCGCGGTCGGTGCAGGGTCGAAAGATGCACAGCGATATCGGCGGCGCCAGATCCAGACCGCGATCCGCCATGCCGATGTCTTGCTTGCCGATGCCCGCAGCGTGCTGGTGCAGCCCTATCTCGATCAAGTCGATTCGGCCGGCGAAACCGCGCTGATGTTCTTCGACGGCAGGTTCAGCCATGCCATTCGCAAGGGACCCCTGCTGCGGCTGGACGAGGGTCCGACCGAGAAACTCTTTGCGCCCGAGGAAATCACCGCACGTACGCCGAGCGTCGACGAGATCGGTCTGGCGACCCGCGTGGTTGCAGCCATTCCCGGCGGCGCACCGCTGTATGCGCGGGTCGACCTGCTGCGCGCCGGCGACGGTTCGCCCTGTGTGCTGGAACTGGAATTGACCGAGCCGTCGCTGTTCTTCCCGTTCGGCGAGGGCTCGGCCGAGCGTTATGTTCAGGCAGCTCGTCGACGTCTGCCGGGATGAATCCGGCGGCCGGACGCCGCTTCGCGTAAGATTGCGCCCAGTTTCATACCGCTTGCGCCGCCTGCGTTCCAACGCGGCGCCCTCCTCGCTTCAACCACTGCGCCAGTGTTTGCGCCGTTTCCTACCGGGGAGACCTCATGTCCGATCCTACCCAGACCGACGGTTATCCGACCGACCCCTACGCCGAGAGCGTCGACCCCAGCGTGTCCTGCAGCGACTGCGAAGCGGTCTGCTGTCGCCTGACCGTGGTGCTGATGCCGGAAGATCGGATCGCGCCGCATCTGATCGAACGCAGCGCAGCCGGCTATGACGTCATGGCTCGCGGCGAAGACGGCTGGTGCGTCGCGATGGATCGCAGCCGCATGTGCTGCGGCATTTACGAATCCCGCCCCAGCGCCTGCCGTCGCTTCGCGATGGGCGGCCCCTATTGCCGGGCGGAGCGCGAGGATTATTTCGAACACGGCACCAAGGACATCCCGTTCACCTTGCGCTGCTGACTGGTCAGCCGTCCTGCTGACCGCATCTGCCGCGCCAAGTGCGCGTTCTCACCTCAAGGAAACTCGACCTATGGCGCACGTTTTCGCACCTGGCCTGGTGCTCTACATGTATCCGGACGAACTGGTGAAACACGGGGCCGAATGCACCGCCGACGCACGCGACGCGGTGACCGCCCAGCACTACTTCGTCTGCCTCGAAGTGGATGCCCGCGCCGGGCTGTGGACGCCCTTGTTCCAAGGTTCCGGACGCGACCTGAAGATGATTTCGGAAGCCGCCAAGTCCGGCCACGCACGCTGGACCCGCGGCCCTTCGTTCTACGACGTGAATCAGCTCTGGCGAGTGCCGCACAAGGCCGCGCAACGCGCTGCCGCGGCTGCCAACGATGCCTCGCTGCCCAAATCACCGAACACGGTGGCGCCGAACGCCTTGCCGCCACGCGCGGATTTCCCGGCCGACAACGCCTTTCTTCCGAACTAGGCGCCGGCGGTCAATCGCGCTCTTCGGCTTCCTTGCGGCCCTGCTCGCGAATCAGCGCTTCCTGGCGCGCGTCCTCGATCGACAGCATCACCGACTTGACGTTGGCGCGGCGCTGATCGAACACGAACTTGCCGGTGAGCAGGGTGTCGGGTTTCAGCTCGCCCTTTTCGTACAGCGCCCACATTTCCTCGCCGTAATGGGTGCTGGCGAGTTCGGGCGCAAAGCGCGCGAGACAGTCGCGCAGGTTGTGCACGTCGCGCAGCAGCATGCGACGTGCATTGTTGTTGCCGCTGGCGCTGACGACCTGCGGGAAATCGATGATCACCGGCCCTTCCTCGGCGACCAGCACGTTGTACTCGGACAGGTCGCCATGGATCCAGCCGAGGCAGAGCATGCGCACCACGTCCTGGATCAGGTCATGGTGGAACAGGCGGGCGATTTCCGGCGGCAGATCGACCTCGCCCAGCCGCGGCGCACTGTGGCCCGATTCATCGACGACCAGATCCATCAGCAGCACGCCGTTGAAGTAGCCGTGCGGCTTCGGCACATGCACGCCGGCTGCGGCGAACTGGTAAAGCACGTTGACTTCGGTGTTCTTCCAGGCGTCCTCGGCTTCGCGCCGACCGAACTTGCTGGCCTTGCCGATCGCCCGCGCCTGGCGTGACCCGCGTACGGCCCGCCCTTCCTGATACTGCACACGCGCCTGAAAGCTGCGTTGCGCCATGTCCTTGTAGACCTTGGCACAGCGGATGGCGTCTCCCGAGCGGACGACGTAGACCGAGGCTTCCTTGCCGCTCTTGAGCGGCCGCAGGACTTCATCGATGACGCCGTCGTCGAGCAACGGTTGCAAGCCTTTGGGGGTTTTCACGATGTCCCCGGGTTGGCCGGCGTTGGAAAGGCGGCATTATTGCCGATGCCCGGGCAGGGTGTTAGCACGGGAGCATTCGAATAGGCCTTCACACGGCTTCCGGCTAAACTGCGCGCCCTTTGCCGGCGCTGGCCGGTGGATTCGAGGACTCCCGAATGAAGATCCTGGTCGCCTACAAGCGCGTGGTCGATTACAACGTGCGCATCCAAGTGAAGCCGGATGGTTCCGGCGTCGTCACCGACGGCGTCAAGCTGTCGCCGAATCCGTTCGACGACATCGCGCTCGAAGAAGCGCTGCGCCTGCGCGAGAAGGGCGTGGCCAGCGAAGTGATCGTCGCCACGATCGCGCCGGCCGATGCCCAGGCACACCTGCGCAA
It contains:
- a CDS encoding serine protein kinase RIO, which encodes MKTPKGLQPLLDDGVIDEVLRPLKSGKEASVYVVRSGDAIRCAKVYKDMAQRSFQARVQYQEGRAVRGSRQARAIGKASKFGRREAEDAWKNTEVNVLYQFAAAGVHVPKPHGYFNGVLLMDLVVDESGHSAPRLGEVDLPPEIARLFHHDLIQDVVRMLCLGWIHGDLSEYNVLVAEEGPVIIDFPQVVSASGNNNARRMLLRDVHNLRDCLARFAPELASTHYGEEMWALYEKGELKPDTLLTGKFVFDQRRANVKSVMLSIEDARQEALIREQGRKEAEERD
- a CDS encoding YkgJ family cysteine cluster protein, translating into MSDPTQTDGYPTDPYAESVDPSVSCSDCEAVCCRLTVVLMPEDRIAPHLIERSAAGYDVMARGEDGWCVAMDRSRMCCGIYESRPSACRRFAMGGPYCRAEREDYFEHGTKDIPFTLRC